One Setaria viridis chromosome 3, Setaria_viridis_v4.0, whole genome shotgun sequence DNA window includes the following coding sequences:
- the LOC117850422 gene encoding ribulose bisphosphate carboxylase small subunit, chloroplastic, whose amino-acid sequence MAPTVMASSATSVAPFQGLKSTAGLPVSRRSISTGFVSNGGRIRCMQVWPAEGNKKFETLSYLPPLSTDEVLKQIDYLIRKNWIPCLEFSKIGFVYRENSTSPCYYDGRYWTMWKLPMFGCTEATQVYAEFEECKKAYPDCYIRIIGFDNIKQVQCVMFIAYKPPGSE is encoded by the exons ATGGCGCCGACCGTGATGGCCTCGTCGGCCACCTCAGTTGCTCCATTCCAGGGGCTCAAGTCCACCGCCGGACTCCCCGTGAGCCGCCGCTCCATCAGCACCGGCTTCGTCAGCAACGGCGGAAGGATCAGGTGCATGCAG GTGTGGCCGGCGGAGGGCAACAAGAAGTTCGAGACCCTCTCCTACCTGCCACCTCTCTCCACGGACGAGGTCCTGAAGCAGATCGACTACCTGATCCGGAAGAACTGGATCCCCTGCCTTGAGTTCAGCAAGATCGGGTTCGTCTATCGTGAGAACAGCACGTCTCCCTGTTACTACGACGGGCGCTACTGGACCATGTGGAAGCTGCCCATGTTCGGCTGCACCGAGGCCACCCAGGTGTACGCTGAGTTCGAGGAGTGCAAGAAGGCCTACCCCGACTGTTACATCCGTATCATCGGCTTCGACAACATCAAGCAGGTGCAGTGCGTCATGTTCATCGCCTACAAGCCCCCGGGCAGCGAGTAG